In the Moraxella osloensis genome, AATCCTTGAATCCACTTGTCCTGCAAATACTGACAACAGGGCACCCTTTACATGAGCAAAATATATAAACGGCTAGCTTAGCCGTTGGTTTGTGCCATTATCATAAACAATAAATGGTGTGACGTCTATCTTAGAACGCGGTGGCATGGTCGACACGGCTGTGCCAACATAGACAAAGGCAATGACTTGGTTATCATCGGTTACATTAAAGTACCGTTTGACCTCAGGCGCATTGGCCAGTGGCCCGGTGCGCCAGACGGTGGCAAACCCTTGTGCCGACAAGGCAAGCAGGAGATTTTGCACGGCACAACTACTTGCTGCTACTTGTTCCCAATGGGGGACTTTATCATGGGATTTAAAGTCGGTGACACAGGCGATAATCATCGGCGCACGCAGCGGCATGTTTTCGGCTTTGTTGAGGGTTTTCTCGTCAGTTTCACCTTGTGCTATCGCGGCATTTTTTAACGCCGTGCCTAAGTTGTTGAGCGCTTGCTTTTCAAGTACGATAAAACGGTACGGGTTTAAATCCTTGTGATCGGGGGCAGATAGGGCGACTTCAATCGCTTGTTCGACTTGTGCATGAGTGGGCGCAGGGGCGACAAGATTGCCGATTGAACGGCGTGATTTGATAAAGTCTAAAATTGCTGAATTTGTCATTTTTATTCCTTAAAAAGGTGATTGATTAGCGTTGCCATATTATCCGCTGAAGCTGATTGCAGTTGTGTTAAACCGTCAATCACGCCTTGCTGATTATCCAAAGTTTTATTTTGGCTAAGTTTAAATTTGGCTTCAAAATCGGTTTGGGAAAAATCTTTGGGAATATACATCGTAAAAGCCACTCACCTGCATAACAATTTAAGGCTTTGGATTATTTAAATAGTCATATCTTCTTTTTTTATCTCATCCAAACGATGTTCTGCTTTGAGATATTCTTCTGATTGCATCTCTAACAGCCGTGACCGCGTACGCTCAATTTCAAACGCCAATTTTTGCCCATCATACAGTTGTAAAATTGGCTGTTCTGCACGTACCAAAAGCTTGACGCGGCGATCATAAAACTCATCGACCAGATAGATAAACCTTCGAGTGGGGTCGGCAATCACATCATTAAGCGCGGGCACATCATCGATAAGTACGGTACTAAACTCATTAGCAATTTCAATAAAGTCGCTGGCTGAGCGCGGCTGCATACATAATGCCCGAAAATCAATGTACAAGGTGTTTTCGGTGCGACCTTTGATGGCGATATCACGACCATTGATATGAATGGGGTCTTGTATAATGTGTTGGTTGTTGCTTAGCGCGGTAAAGCGGTTGGCAAGCCAGTGGATGTTTTCTTTGGTCAACGGAGACACGTAAAGTTCGGCTTGCTGCAATACGCGCAGACGGTAGTCGATGCCACTGTCAATGTTCATAACCGTACAATTTTTTTCAACTTCGGCAATGGCAGGTAAAAAACGGTCACGGTGAATACCATTTTTATATAAGCCATTTGGCACGATGTTTGATGTGGCAACCAAGGTGATGCCTTTTTTAAATAGCATGGTAAACAAATCACCCAAAATCATCGCATCGGAGACATTGGAGACAAAAAATTCATCAAAACAAATCACATCCGCTTCATTATGGATGATATCGGCGACTTTCTGTAGCGGGTCTGGTTGACCTTGTAGCTTGTTGAGCTCGGCGTGCACCCGTTTCATAAAGTGATGAAAGTGCTGGCGCATTTTGTTGTCGGCGGGCACCGACTCAAAAAACATATCCATCATCCAAGTCTTACCACGACCCACGCCGCCCCACATATATAGCCCTTTGGGCGGCTCAGTACGTCTTAAAAAGCTAAACAGCCCACGTTGTTTGGCGCGATTGTCCATGATTTGTTCATAGACATTGTCCAAATAAGTCATCGCAGCGCGCTGCTGTGCATCTTCGCTAAACTCACCAGATTTTAGCGCAAGCTCATAGCGTTGTAAGGGTCGTAAATTTGAGTGAGGCATGTTGTCTCTCAGCGTAAATTAAAAAGTTGTCAAAATTCCATTTCAACGTGCTTTGACGTAGGGGTATTCAATAAATAGATGCGATTGAATAGACGGCATTAAAGTGCCAAATAGCGCACGATGTCAAATACAGCAAAAATTTGAATCAAAAACACCCATCAAAAACATAGAACAGAAACTAAGGATAAAATAAAAACTGCGTTATTTGCTACTTAACGCTTCAAGCAGCTGTTTTAATTCCCCTAATTTACCATGAAAAAAGTGCCCTGTATCGTCAATGATGTGCGTTTGAATACCAAAGTTTTCCCCAAATTGTTGTAGCGAGCTTGGCGCAATCACTTCATCATTCGCACCATAAATCATAAAGGTTTGCGCGGTGGGCAGTAGCAAATCTGAGGTGTCGTTTTTTTCAATAGAAGGGGCAATCAATGCCAAATCCGTGATGTCAAAATCATCCACGCCCAAAAATGCACTTTGTTCATTGACAAGCTGAGCAAGTTTGGCAGCAACAAATCCGCCAAACGAAAATCCGCCAATCCATAGCTTGCGCGCCTCGGTTTGGCTATGAATCCATTGAAGTACGGTTAAGGCGTCTTCGATTTCACCTGTGACATTGCCATACTCGCCCGTTGACTGACCCACACCGCGAAAATTAAAGCGTACCACATGCATGTTTTGGTCGCGGGCAAAACGATACATGGTGGTCACCACTTTATTCATCATCGTGCCTTCTTGCAATGGGTTTGGGTGACAAAGAATGGCAACACGCTCAACTGACGCGGCATTTGGGTTGGCAGCGCCCGTTGAGTCAGCTTGCCAAAGCGCGTCAACTTCAAGCTTGCCGCAAGGGGCATCTATTAATTGCGAATGGGTTGATTGTGAGTGGGCAGGTGAGCGCATAATCGTCCTAATCTAAGCAAAAAACGTTAAAAAAACCACCCATCATGCTAACCAATTTCACCCAAAATAGCTAGTTTGAAAATCAACAAAGCAGCCAATTGTTGCGCGGATTTTATGATTTGTAAGACCACTTGCGGCAGCTTAATTTTTACCACACACTAATACAAGCCATCAACCAAATTCTATTATTGACATGGTGAGTTTGCCTGTATTGTTGATAATTGATGAGAACTTTAACATGATGAAAAACTTAACACCGCTATTGAAAAGGGACAGCCTGCAGATCATGAAATCATCGCTCAAATCGTCTTTATTAAACATCACCCCATTAAAAATCACAACTGCCGCGCTGTTAGCAGCAGTGAGCTTATCTGCTTGTCAAAGTACAGCAACTAATTTACCCGTGCTACAGCGCGCGAACAACACATTAGAAACCACTGGGTTAGGCAAAAGCAAAAATATCGCCAAGTTAAATGCGTTACATATCGCAACCGAGCAGTGCCGCGGAAAATCGCCCATCGTGTTGACCGATAGCTACCAGTATAACGGCGTGTTGGATGAAAACATGGGGCGCGCGGCTGACCAAGCCATAGGCATGATTGGCAGCGTGTTTGGTAGCAAAAAAACCCTTGCCCGCGATGATGATTATGAATATACCATCACCTTTAAATGTCCCTAATTGTCATAGTCAAATTATCTATCAATAAAAAAAGGTTAGGAGCGTTCCTAACCTTTATTGTTGTTGTATCATTGGCGATTTAACAAATGCTGATTGAGCTGCGCAATCACCGCTTTATCGCCTAGCTGATTGATACTATCACGAATTTTTGGAATCGGCTCGGCAGCAATCGGTTGACTATCAAATAGCTTTAACAACCGCAGTTGTAATGCTGGCTCACCTTGCTCAATGACAATATCTACGAGGGTAGGCACATCAAAGGGCAAATCCGAGGTTGATTGTGCCATTGCCACCGCATGATAAGCGCCATGTGGGTCTTGGTCGGTTATGATACGGGTATTTACCGCTCTATAAGCTTTTTCTGAGGTACCGCCTAAGACATTGATTTTGTGTAAACAGTTGAGCGCAGAGTTATTTTGTAATTGTGCAATAGCAATGATGTCTTCAGCCTGCTCTTGCAAATAGGCGCGTTTTTGTGCCAGTGCCTCTAATTGCTGCTCAGTGAGTGGCGCATCGCTTTCGGCTTTTTTTAAGTTGGCATTAAATTGAATTTCTGACATGGCTATCCCCTTATTTATATGGTTATTAGATAAGGGTTTTTTTTATAAAATCAAATCCACCGGTTAGACGAGCGCATTTTAATGACAATCAAGCTATTTAATCACAACCCAGTTATAATGAATCAAAATGACAAAAGGGCGTGCTATGTTAGTGTTAACAGTAAATCCTGACCATATCAGTGTAACGTTGCAAGATAACCTATGGGACATTGGGCTTACGCTAAAAGTAATTGCACAGACATTGTACGCATTGCCACCCACCGAATTGGCATGGGAAACGGCAATCATGCGCATAGAGTTGGATTTTGATAAGCTTTATTTGGGTTAATTATCATCAATCAAAAAACGTCAATAAAAAAATCGCCAGTACACAACCAGCGATTTTTTAAAATAAGTAATTTAAGGCTGTTTTGAACGCTTACTAACCGGTATTTCTTAAGCCTTGGGCAATACCATTGATAGTTAAATGAACCAAGTTAAGCACTGCAGTATAAGACGCTTCATTATCGCTAGTCGCTTCATCAGTCGTCGCTTCGCGAAGTTGTTTTAATAATGCCACTTGCAACCAGTTCAACGCATTCAAATACGGCAAGCGTAGCGCAAGTGAGCGTGCCAATGTACGGTTGTCATCCAGTAGCGTCTCTTTATTAGTCAGTGTCAGCAAGGCTTTAAGGCTGCGGTGATATTCTGCAGTAATAAGTGCAAAAATAGCGTTGGCTTCAGTGGCATCGCTGGCAAGCTCAACATAGGCTTGGGCGATTTCGATATCGGTTTTTGCCATGACCTGTGCCATATTTGATAACATGGCTTGCATAAAGGCGCTGTGTTGGGCGTTGTGTTGCAGTTTTGCTAAGTTGTCTGGGTTATCTGCAATCAGTTTTTCGACTGCGGTGCCAAAGCCATACCACGCTGGCAGCATCAAGCGATTTTGCATCCAAGAAAATACCCAAGGAATCGCGCGCAAATCTTGAATACGCGCCAAAGACTTGCGGCTAGCAGGACGTGAGCCAATATTTAAACTGGCAATTTCTTTAACCAAACTTGTCTGCAAGAAATAATCAATAAAATACGGCTGAGTGATAAGCGCGCGGTAGCAATTAAAGGCTTCATGCGATAATTGATTCATTAGGTCGCTATCAGGGCTTTCGCTATGGCTTGGCAATAGGCTCGCTTTGAGCGTTGCGGCAATCAGCGTCTCAAGGTTGCGTTCCGCGTTGCCCGCATCGGCATATTTTGCGGTAATAACTTCCCCTTGCTCGGTAATGCGGATTTGACCATCCACTGAGCCTTCGGGTTGTGCCAAAATCGCTTCAAATGATGGACCACCACCACGACCGACGCTACCACCACGACCGTGGAACAGACGCAGCTGAATGCCATATTTTTCTGCCATTTCCACCAGCTGAATTTCAGCTTGGTATAGCGACCATTGACTGGTGACATAACCGCCATCTTTATTACTATCTGAATAACCGAGCATAATCTCTTGCAGATTGTCACGACTGGCTAGCACCGATTTATACCAAGGTTTATCCAGTAACTCACTCATGATGCGGGTACTGTTTTGCAGCGCTTCAATGGTTTCAAACAAAGGTACGATGTTGATACGGCTCATGGGTACGCCGTCTTTGACCAATAATAGCCCTGATTCTTTCAATAATAGCGCCAATGCCAACAAATCACTTACTTGTTCGGCATTAGAGATAATGCTTTGGGTAATCGCTTTGTCACCAAAGCGATTTTTGATATCGGCTGCGGCTTGAAAAATCTCTAGCTCACGCTGGGTTTGTGGCTCATAAGTGATATAGGGGTTGTATAAAGGGCGCGCAGTTGCCAATTCACGCAGAAGCACACGTTGACGTGCGGATTCAGACAAAGAAAGATAATCTTCTAAATCGGCATGTTTGAACAAATCATGGACCGTTTCGGCATGAATCCCTGAAAACTGGCGCAAGTCCAATGGCATCAAATAAAAACCAAATACTTCCACCGCGCGGATGATATCGGTGAGTCGTTCGTTAGCCAGTAACTCACTGCCATTATCCACCAATGACTGATAAACGACATACAAATCATCTAAAAACTCGTCACAATCAGCGTAGGGCTCACTAAGCCCAAAGCGACAACCGTAAGATAAATCAAACGTATGCGAGGTAGCGACTAAACGTGACGAGATAAACCCGATGGCGCGGCGATAAGGCTCTTCTTCTCTAGAGATATTATCTTCTTTGGATTGCTCGGACAATGCCAGCACCGCATCACTCACTTTGACATGGCGGATAGACAGCGGCAACTCTTGGTATAGCTTGCCCAGTTGGTCACGATAAAAGTAAAACACCGTTGCCGCTTGGCGTTTGAACGCATAGCGAAGGGTATCGGCTGACACGAATGGATTGCCGTCACGGTCGCCACCAATCCAACCACCGATATTAAGTAAGTTTGGCATGTCAGTATCGGGGAAACGCTCTTTTAACTGATAATCTAATTTGCGATATAAATTTGGCAAGGCTTCAAAAAAACTTAAATCAAAATAGGCAATGCCATTGTCGATTTCATCTTTGACAGTAATTTTAAAATGGCGGGTTTCATTGGTTTGCCACTGCGACAATAACGTGGCTTCTAGTTGCTGCTCGATACGATGACGTTGGTAGCCAATCGCGGTGTGGTATTGCTCAAGTAAGGCACGGATTTGACGGCGCAGTGATAAAATCGTTTGACGCTGCACTTCGGTCGGATGCGCGGTCAATACCGCACTGATATAGGTATCATCAAGCTGTGCTTGCAACTCATCGCTGTCAATCCCTTGGGCTTTTAATTCATCAATCACATGGGCAAAACTACTTTTTGAGGCAGATTCGTCTTGTTCGTGGGCAAGGCGGCGACGCTCATGGTGCATGTCTTCGGCGATGTTAAATACTTGCGCAAATAAGCCACAAGCCCGAATGAGGTTCTTGCGCTGTTGATGGTTGAGCGTTGGCAAAATGGCTTGAATAGTCTGCTGGGGGTCTTCGCCATTTAACAGCTTATTAATGGTTTGTTTGACCGGTTCTGAGGT is a window encoding:
- the ppc gene encoding phosphoenolpyruvate carboxylase, with protein sequence MSQTNANPAENEKSLVSPHVLSLNPLNSHPSNTALVELIDNDKDSPLLADTQLLSRVLITVVEQQTSEPVKQTINKLLNGEDPQQTIQAILPTLNHQQRKNLIRACGLFAQVFNIAEDMHHERRRLAHEQDESASKSSFAHVIDELKAQGIDSDELQAQLDDTYISAVLTAHPTEVQRQTILSLRRQIRALLEQYHTAIGYQRHRIEQQLEATLLSQWQTNETRHFKITVKDEIDNGIAYFDLSFFEALPNLYRKLDYQLKERFPDTDMPNLLNIGGWIGGDRDGNPFVSADTLRYAFKRQAATVFYFYRDQLGKLYQELPLSIRHVKVSDAVLALSEQSKEDNISREEEPYRRAIGFISSRLVATSHTFDLSYGCRFGLSEPYADCDEFLDDLYVVYQSLVDNGSELLANERLTDIIRAVEVFGFYLMPLDLRQFSGIHAETVHDLFKHADLEDYLSLSESARQRVLLRELATARPLYNPYITYEPQTQRELEIFQAAADIKNRFGDKAITQSIISNAEQVSDLLALALLLKESGLLLVKDGVPMSRINIVPLFETIEALQNSTRIMSELLDKPWYKSVLASRDNLQEIMLGYSDSNKDGGYVTSQWSLYQAEIQLVEMAEKYGIQLRLFHGRGGSVGRGGGPSFEAILAQPEGSVDGQIRITEQGEVITAKYADAGNAERNLETLIAATLKASLLPSHSESPDSDLMNQLSHEAFNCYRALITQPYFIDYFLQTSLVKEIASLNIGSRPASRKSLARIQDLRAIPWVFSWMQNRLMLPAWYGFGTAVEKLIADNPDNLAKLQHNAQHSAFMQAMLSNMAQVMAKTDIEIAQAYVELASDATEANAIFALITAEYHRSLKALLTLTNKETLLDDNRTLARSLALRLPYLNALNWLQVALLKQLREATTDEATSDNEASYTAVLNLVHLTINGIAQGLRNTG
- a CDS encoding alpha/beta hydrolase, which gives rise to MRSPAHSQSTHSQLIDAPCGKLEVDALWQADSTGAANPNAASVERVAILCHPNPLQEGTMMNKVVTTMYRFARDQNMHVVRFNFRGVGQSTGEYGNVTGEIEDALTVLQWIHSQTEARKLWIGGFSFGGFVAAKLAQLVNEQSAFLGVDDFDITDLALIAPSIEKNDTSDLLLPTAQTFMIYGANDEVIAPSSLQQFGENFGIQTHIIDDTGHFFHGKLGELKQLLEALSSK
- the zapE gene encoding cell division protein ZapE, coding for MPHSNLRPLQRYELALKSGEFSEDAQQRAAMTYLDNVYEQIMDNRAKQRGLFSFLRRTEPPKGLYMWGGVGRGKTWMMDMFFESVPADNKMRQHFHHFMKRVHAELNKLQGQPDPLQKVADIIHNEADVICFDEFFVSNVSDAMILGDLFTMLFKKGITLVATSNIVPNGLYKNGIHRDRFLPAIAEVEKNCTVMNIDSGIDYRLRVLQQAELYVSPLTKENIHWLANRFTALSNNQHIIQDPIHINGRDIAIKGRTENTLYIDFRALCMQPRSASDFIEIANEFSTVLIDDVPALNDVIADPTRRFIYLVDEFYDRRVKLLVRAEQPILQLYDGQKLAFEIERTRSRLLEMQSEEYLKAEHRLDEIKKEDMTI
- a CDS encoding nitroreductase family protein, whose product is MTNSAILDFIKSRRSIGNLVAPAPTHAQVEQAIEVALSAPDHKDLNPYRFIVLEKQALNNLGTALKNAAIAQGETDEKTLNKAENMPLRAPMIIACVTDFKSHDKVPHWEQVAASSCAVQNLLLALSAQGFATVWRTGPLANAPEVKRYFNVTDDNQVIAFVYVGTAVSTMPPRSKIDVTPFIVYDNGTNQRLS